One genomic segment of Natrialbaceae archaeon AArc-T1-2 includes these proteins:
- a CDS encoding aldehyde ferredoxin oxidoreductase family protein — protein MKHANGPLCSIDVGERTATTEDVDDVLESFVGGRAVGTKLAHDRIPFDADPFGPENRLYFATGPLQHSTMSFTGRMSATAISPLTDGLLSSNAGGFLSRNFTATGYGAVEITGESDELVVVHVTDGIDEPHSSGSETESRPRVEFEEVPELEGAETSEICAYLEDEHGLGPEHTATVGPAGENEVRFASIMTSRERAFGRGGLGAVLGSKNVKAITFEGDATSDVEIPSLQMDVHREAAQSEHIMKRQGTTSVTEYANHVEALPTHYFSELSFDGISGISGDRVEEKKYEKGTCSACAFACKLPTRDEDEDLETEGPEFETLMAFGSNSGVDDVVEVMKANKLCDELGMDTISAGDVVAAYLESVDEFGNAELIHETVEKIASREGIGDTLAEGIDRFHDELGVENWTVKGLEFPAHDGRSLHGQGLGFATSNRGADHMYGEFYSFEYPLVDEERALDKSGLEGKPSTLVENENLNVVKDSAVLCKFSRDFVTPDRLETLLDADYEQLLAVGARVVSLERHFNNQRGFDHEDDRLPYELPEFETALESYYAERGWNDDGTVPEETLEERPA, from the coding sequence ATGAAACACGCCAACGGCCCACTCTGTTCGATCGACGTCGGCGAGCGAACGGCGACGACGGAGGACGTAGACGACGTCCTCGAGTCGTTCGTCGGCGGGCGTGCGGTCGGGACGAAACTCGCCCACGACCGGATTCCCTTCGATGCCGACCCGTTTGGTCCCGAGAACCGCCTGTACTTCGCGACGGGCCCGCTCCAGCACTCGACGATGAGTTTTACCGGACGGATGTCGGCGACGGCTATCTCGCCGCTTACCGACGGCCTGCTGTCTTCGAACGCCGGCGGCTTCCTCTCGCGCAATTTCACCGCGACGGGCTACGGCGCAGTCGAGATCACAGGCGAGAGCGACGAACTCGTCGTCGTCCACGTCACCGACGGGATCGACGAGCCACACTCGTCGGGCAGCGAGACGGAGTCTCGCCCGCGTGTCGAGTTCGAGGAAGTACCAGAACTCGAGGGGGCCGAAACCTCCGAGATCTGTGCGTACCTCGAGGACGAACACGGGCTCGGCCCGGAACACACCGCCACCGTCGGCCCGGCCGGCGAGAACGAGGTTCGCTTCGCCTCGATCATGACCTCCCGCGAGCGGGCGTTCGGTCGGGGCGGTCTCGGCGCGGTGCTCGGCTCGAAGAACGTCAAAGCGATCACGTTCGAGGGCGACGCGACCTCCGACGTCGAGATCCCGTCCCTGCAGATGGACGTCCACCGCGAGGCCGCCCAGTCAGAGCACATCATGAAACGCCAGGGGACGACCTCGGTGACGGAGTATGCAAACCACGTCGAGGCCTTGCCGACGCATTACTTCTCCGAACTGTCGTTCGACGGCATCTCGGGAATCAGCGGCGACCGCGTCGAGGAGAAGAAGTACGAAAAAGGGACCTGTTCTGCCTGTGCGTTCGCCTGCAAACTGCCCACCCGTGACGAGGACGAAGACCTCGAGACGGAAGGCCCGGAGTTCGAGACGCTCATGGCCTTCGGCTCGAACTCGGGCGTCGACGACGTCGTCGAGGTGATGAAAGCGAACAAGCTGTGTGACGAACTCGGGATGGACACCATCTCGGCTGGCGACGTCGTCGCAGCGTACCTCGAAAGCGTTGACGAGTTCGGTAACGCCGAACTGATCCACGAGACCGTCGAAAAAATCGCCTCCCGGGAGGGCATCGGCGACACGCTCGCGGAAGGGATCGACCGCTTCCACGACGAACTCGGCGTCGAAAACTGGACCGTGAAAGGTCTCGAGTTTCCCGCCCACGACGGCCGCTCCTTACACGGGCAGGGACTGGGGTTTGCCACCTCGAACCGTGGTGCCGATCACATGTACGGCGAGTTTTACTCCTTCGAGTACCCGCTCGTCGACGAGGAGCGAGCGCTCGACAAAAGCGGTCTCGAGGGCAAGCCGTCGACGCTCGTCGAAAACGAGAACCTAAACGTCGTCAAAGACAGCGCCGTCCTCTGTAAGTTCTCTCGTGACTTCGTCACGCCCGACCGCCTCGAGACGTTGCTCGACGCCGACTACGAGCAGTTGCTCGCAGTCGGGGCTCGCGTCGTCTCCCTCGAGCGTCACTTCAACAACCAGCGCGGCTTCGACCACGAGGACGACCGCCTGCCCTACGAGCTGCCCGAATTCGAGACGGCACTCGAGAGCTACTACGCCGAACGCGGCTGGAACGACGACGGCACCGTCCCCGAGGAGACGCTCGAGGAGCGTCCGGCCTGA
- a CDS encoding ORC1-type DNA replication protein, with amino-acid sequence MSDDPEEGMLSWDESVFRDERVFELGYLPETFKHRDSQMESLGYALRPAVRGSQPLNVVVRGPPGTGKTTAIQKLFDEVGAQTRTVRTIRVNCQVNATRYSVFSRLFEGTFDYEPPSSGISFKKLFGQIAEKLVEQDRILVVALDDVNYLFYENEASDTLYSLLRAHEEYPGAKIGVVVVSSDPTLEPIEELDSRVQSVFRPEDVYFPVYDEPEIVDILMERVERGFHDGVVDRPVLERVAELTAESGDLRVGIDLLRRAGLNAEMRASRVVEREDVEEAYETSKYVHLSRSLSGLEANERALLEIVARNDGDQAGDVYEAFHEETDLGYTRYSELVNKLDQLGLIDAEYADVEGRGRSRSLSLAYEKDAVLDRLE; translated from the coding sequence ATGTCCGACGACCCCGAAGAGGGGATGCTATCGTGGGACGAGTCCGTGTTCAGAGACGAGCGCGTCTTCGAACTCGGATACCTCCCCGAGACGTTCAAACACCGCGACTCCCAGATGGAGAGTCTCGGCTACGCGTTGCGGCCGGCAGTCCGGGGCTCACAGCCGCTCAACGTCGTCGTCCGTGGGCCGCCCGGCACCGGCAAGACCACCGCCATCCAGAAGCTGTTCGACGAGGTCGGTGCCCAGACTCGCACGGTTCGGACGATCCGGGTCAACTGCCAGGTCAACGCCACTCGCTACTCCGTCTTCTCGCGACTGTTCGAGGGGACCTTCGACTACGAACCGCCCTCTTCCGGCATCTCGTTCAAGAAGCTCTTCGGTCAGATCGCCGAGAAACTCGTCGAACAGGACCGGATCCTCGTCGTCGCGCTCGACGACGTCAACTACCTCTTCTACGAGAACGAAGCCTCTGATACGCTGTACTCGCTGTTGCGCGCCCACGAGGAGTATCCCGGCGCGAAAATCGGCGTCGTCGTCGTCTCCTCGGACCCAACCCTCGAGCCGATCGAGGAGCTGGACTCCCGCGTCCAGAGCGTCTTCCGGCCCGAGGACGTCTACTTTCCCGTCTACGACGAACCAGAGATCGTCGACATCCTCATGGAACGAGTCGAGCGGGGCTTTCACGACGGCGTCGTCGACCGACCGGTGCTCGAACGCGTCGCCGAGCTGACCGCAGAAAGCGGCGACCTGCGCGTCGGCATCGACCTCCTCCGGCGAGCGGGGCTGAACGCAGAGATGCGTGCCAGCCGCGTCGTCGAACGCGAGGACGTCGAGGAGGCCTACGAGACCTCGAAGTACGTTCACCTCTCCCGGAGCCTCTCGGGGCTCGAGGCGAACGAACGGGCTCTCCTCGAGATCGTCGCCAGAAACGACGGCGATCAGGCCGGCGACGTCTACGAGGCCTTCCACGAGGAGACCGACCTCGGCTACACCCGCTACTCCGAACTCGTCAACAAACTCGACCAGCTCGGACTGATCGACGCCGAGTACGCGGACGTCGAGGGTCGCGGACGGTCGCGCTCGCTCTCGCTGGCCTACGAGAAAGACGCCGTGTTGGATCGACTCGAGTAA
- a CDS encoding acetone carboxylase subunit gamma, protein MPESYPREIIEDLVDDNLEWNQLHNMMSDFKDSDRFQQVRDVLQDRVDWDDPIIIPYADNLFVVAKPEDHWLIKCECGHEFCEHDENWKKDALINVRDTEEDYLEIYPENMHPHPDYMELREYFCPGCKTLLEVNNVMPGYPIIHEFEPDIETFYEEWIDEPIPEA, encoded by the coding sequence ATGCCAGAATCATACCCACGCGAGATAATCGAAGACCTCGTCGACGACAATCTGGAGTGGAATCAGCTGCACAACATGATGAGTGACTTCAAAGACTCGGACCGGTTCCAGCAGGTCCGGGACGTTCTCCAGGACCGGGTCGACTGGGATGACCCGATCATCATCCCGTATGCGGACAACCTGTTCGTCGTTGCGAAGCCCGAGGACCACTGGCTCATCAAGTGTGAGTGCGGCCACGAGTTCTGTGAACACGACGAGAACTGGAAGAAAGACGCGCTGATCAACGTTCGAGATACGGAAGAAGACTACCTCGAAATCTACCCGGAAAACATGCACCCTCATCCGGATTACATGGAACTTCGAGAGTACTTCTGCCCTGGCTGCAAGACGCTGCTCGAGGTGAACAACGTGATGCCGGGCTATCCGATCATCCACGAATTCGAACCCGACATCGAGACGTTCTACGAGGAGTGGATCGACGAGCCGATCCCGGAGGCTTGA
- a CDS encoding hydantoinase B/oxoprolinase family protein, translated as MHREQERFREKQEKGDGIGWDGTGLREQFEELEEETEKTGHYAGFEKLSLKEEDPIEYEQMFAQLRGELVNARETSKEVAATPIVEQEGELCYGLFTPEGDSIAISTGIIVHIHTMSEAIKYMINHDYEESPGIEPGDIFVNNDTHVGDVHPCDIMTIIPIFHDGELVAWAGGVTHVIDTGAVGPGSMNVSQASRFGDGAHYTARKIGEDLEIYNSWKNDFPDKTRTPDFLKLDERTRMTGCLMIRKAVNDLIDEYGIEKFKQLSREVVEDGRRGFRSRIQKTMLPGTYRGASFVDALYEGQDNLTRAYANENHLMHAPSELHVREDGSFQVSFEGANKWGWHPYNCTPAAIQGGIWVMLTQTVIPNKLVNDGAYYACDFHLPVGSWANTQNTETAHAYAWHFLVSAWAPLWQHLSRGYFARGFWEEINAGNANTSNWLQGGGIDQFDKLHAVNSFESACEGVGARYVEDGEPHAAAIWNPEGDMGDAEVWEMTEPLPFLGRAVKPNTGGAGRRTGGSGFESMRTVKDVSRWLLYEMGNGYMTSDGGLFGGYPAASGYILNARNTDLEERFENGEEYPQHDLDPESGEFESKIDGEITRRPEGISTPKEFDDYDMYLNYLRGGSGLGDPLEREPEKVLEDIHDGYVLPRHAKDAYAVVVENVDDEAQHNSAVQGEWELDEEATDQLRTERMEEREEITQPVSEWYEDERQRIREEEGLIDDVKKTYESSMRMSKQFADFYRDFWDLPDDFRFTVSDKAETSLENRFASGLKQKWKNPTKSHETWLGVGRDDEPAVPYTWGSERSIKDLPSPEASFQDTPLEQPTDDD; from the coding sequence ATGCACCGGGAGCAAGAACGGTTCAGAGAGAAACAAGAGAAGGGAGACGGTATCGGCTGGGATGGAACGGGACTTCGCGAACAGTTCGAAGAACTCGAAGAAGAGACCGAAAAGACGGGCCACTATGCCGGGTTCGAGAAGCTCTCGCTAAAAGAGGAAGACCCAATCGAGTACGAGCAGATGTTCGCCCAGCTACGTGGCGAACTGGTCAATGCGCGAGAGACCTCGAAAGAGGTCGCCGCAACCCCGATCGTCGAACAGGAAGGTGAGTTGTGCTATGGGCTGTTTACCCCAGAGGGAGACTCGATCGCCATCTCGACGGGGATCATCGTGCACATCCACACGATGAGTGAGGCGATCAAGTACATGATCAACCACGACTACGAAGAGAGTCCGGGTATCGAGCCCGGCGACATCTTCGTGAATAATGACACACACGTCGGCGACGTCCACCCGTGTGATATCATGACGATCATTCCGATCTTCCACGACGGGGAGCTCGTTGCCTGGGCCGGCGGTGTGACCCACGTTATCGACACCGGTGCGGTCGGTCCCGGGAGCATGAACGTGTCCCAGGCCTCCCGATTCGGTGACGGTGCCCACTACACGGCCCGAAAGATCGGTGAAGACCTCGAGATCTACAACTCCTGGAAAAACGACTTCCCCGATAAGACCAGAACGCCGGACTTCCTGAAACTCGACGAACGGACCCGGATGACTGGTTGTCTGATGATTCGTAAAGCAGTGAACGATCTCATCGACGAGTACGGTATCGAGAAATTCAAACAACTGTCTCGTGAAGTCGTCGAGGACGGCCGGCGTGGGTTCAGAAGTCGTATCCAGAAGACGATGTTGCCGGGGACATACCGCGGTGCATCGTTCGTGGACGCACTCTACGAGGGCCAGGATAATCTCACCCGGGCGTACGCGAACGAGAATCACCTCATGCACGCCCCCTCGGAACTCCACGTTCGGGAAGACGGATCGTTTCAGGTGTCTTTCGAGGGTGCGAATAAGTGGGGCTGGCACCCGTACAACTGCACGCCAGCCGCGATACAGGGCGGCATCTGGGTGATGTTAACACAGACGGTCATACCCAACAAACTGGTCAACGACGGTGCCTACTACGCGTGTGACTTTCACTTGCCGGTCGGCTCGTGGGCGAACACCCAGAACACGGAGACGGCTCACGCCTACGCCTGGCACTTCCTCGTGTCGGCGTGGGCACCGCTCTGGCAACACCTCTCGCGGGGATACTTCGCCCGCGGGTTCTGGGAGGAGATCAACGCCGGCAACGCCAACACGTCGAACTGGCTGCAGGGCGGCGGCATCGACCAGTTCGACAAGCTCCACGCCGTCAACTCCTTCGAGTCGGCCTGTGAAGGCGTCGGCGCTCGCTACGTCGAGGACGGCGAACCGCACGCGGCGGCGATCTGGAACCCCGAAGGCGACATGGGCGACGCCGAAGTGTGGGAGATGACCGAACCGCTTCCGTTCCTCGGCCGCGCTGTCAAACCAAATACTGGTGGCGCAGGCCGCCGTACAGGTGGTTCCGGCTTCGAGTCGATGCGAACGGTCAAGGACGTGAGCAGGTGGTTGCTCTACGAGATGGGCAACGGCTACATGACCAGCGACGGCGGCCTCTTCGGTGGCTATCCCGCTGCCTCCGGCTACATCCTCAACGCCCGGAACACGGACCTCGAAGAACGCTTCGAGAACGGCGAGGAGTACCCACAACACGACCTGGACCCCGAAAGCGGCGAGTTCGAGTCCAAGATCGACGGGGAGATAACCCGCCGACCGGAGGGCATCAGCACGCCCAAGGAGTTCGACGACTACGACATGTATCTGAACTACCTCCGTGGGGGGTCAGGGCTCGGTGACCCGCTCGAACGAGAGCCCGAGAAGGTGCTCGAGGACATCCACGACGGGTACGTCCTGCCGCGCCACGCCAAGGACGCCTACGCCGTCGTCGTGGAGAACGTCGACGACGAGGCACAACACAACTCCGCCGTGCAGGGCGAGTGGGAACTCGACGAAGAGGCGACCGACCAGCTCCGGACAGAACGGATGGAAGAACGCGAAGAGATCACCCAGCCCGTCTCGGAGTGGTACGAGGACGAGCGCCAGCGAATTCGCGAGGAAGAGGGTCTCATCGACGACGTCAAAAAGACCTACGAGAGCAGCATGCGGATGAGCAAGCAGTTCGCCGACTTCTACCGCGACTTCTGGGACCTGCCGGACGACTTCCGGTTCACGGTGAGCGACAAGGCGGAGACATCACTCGAGAATCGTTTCGCGTCCGGCCTCAAACAGAAGTGGAAGAACCCGACGAAGAGCCACGAAACCTGGCTCGGCGTTGGCCGAGACGACGAACCGGCAGTGCCCTACACCTGGGGGAGCGAGCGGTCCATCAAGGATTTGCCGAGCCCTGAAGCATCGTTCCAGGATACACCGCTAGAACAACCGACGGACGACGACTAA
- a CDS encoding hydantoinase/oxoprolinase family protein → MLTKSSMASSEDNPSERHNAETLSIDAGGTMTDTFLMDSEGEFTVGKAKTTPDDESRGFIKSSADALDTWDLSVEDAFPNLVSTVYSGTAMLNRLVERESEVDVGILTTGGMEDTLRMGRGRQSYTGFSYSDRLHVNTHKHPEPLIPRNRIRGVRERIDVKGNELIPLEQYEDDVREAVTDLLDQDVDEIAVMFLHSYQEDKHEQRTKEIAEEVIDERGVDTSVMLSSEYYPTLKELGRLNTLVAEAFAAEPSRDQLKNVQEAVDDHGGEVGVRVMASHGGTIDIYANELARTLISGPIGGMIGANYFGKELGYENLVCTDIGGTSFDMGIIIDNDWKIDYSPEMARLLLSLPMVNMDSVGSGTGSYVRVNPTFDKIELGPESAGDQVGVCATETDVETVTVTDCHVALGWIDPENFLGGDMPIDRDAAEAAIEEQVADKLDMGVYEAAQGVIDILENKLRNDLESVVTGEGYAPSNFKCLSYGGGGPVHTAGYTTDLGFDEVLVPEWAAGFSAFGCGAADYEYRYDQTTSIDIDADLSMEDAADTAGAELTEVWKALEQKVEDEFAKSDIGLDEVEFQYHILGQYQGQLNSIDVRSPVGRVDTPEKLEELIDTFEEGYRRQYSEEARSPELGHTITQASVRGVRDVVKPEIPTEELQGSDPPEDAYKEPRETYWDGEWLETEIYDLHALQPGNELGGPAVLEGEATTYIVPPEYETRLDEHRVHHLRQET, encoded by the coding sequence ATGTTGACGAAGTCGTCGATGGCAAGTTCAGAAGACAACCCTTCGGAGCGCCACAACGCAGAAACACTGTCCATCGACGCTGGCGGTACGATGACAGACACGTTCCTCATGGATTCGGAGGGAGAGTTCACCGTTGGAAAGGCAAAGACCACACCGGACGACGAATCACGAGGATTCATCAAATCTTCCGCGGACGCCCTCGATACCTGGGATCTGAGCGTGGAAGATGCGTTCCCGAACCTCGTTTCGACGGTCTATTCGGGAACTGCAATGCTCAATCGATTGGTCGAACGCGAGAGCGAAGTCGACGTCGGCATTCTCACCACTGGGGGGATGGAGGACACGCTCCGAATGGGACGTGGCCGACAGTCCTACACTGGGTTTTCGTACTCGGATCGCCTGCACGTCAACACGCACAAACATCCCGAACCGCTGATCCCACGTAACCGTATTCGGGGTGTGCGAGAACGGATCGACGTCAAGGGTAACGAGTTGATCCCCTTAGAGCAGTACGAGGACGACGTCCGCGAGGCCGTTACGGATCTCCTCGATCAGGATGTTGACGAGATCGCGGTGATGTTTCTCCACTCCTATCAGGAGGACAAACACGAGCAACGAACGAAAGAAATTGCCGAGGAAGTCATCGACGAACGGGGTGTCGATACCTCGGTGATGTTGTCCAGCGAGTACTATCCGACTCTGAAAGAACTCGGCCGGCTAAACACACTCGTTGCTGAAGCCTTCGCTGCGGAGCCATCACGTGACCAGTTGAAGAACGTTCAGGAGGCCGTCGACGACCACGGCGGCGAGGTCGGCGTTCGTGTGATGGCGAGCCACGGTGGAACGATCGATATCTACGCGAACGAACTGGCACGGACGTTGATCTCCGGCCCTATCGGTGGGATGATCGGAGCGAACTACTTCGGGAAAGAGCTCGGCTACGAGAACCTGGTCTGTACCGATATCGGCGGAACGAGCTTCGATATGGGGATCATCATCGACAACGACTGGAAGATCGACTACAGTCCGGAGATGGCTCGCCTCCTCCTTTCGTTGCCGATGGTCAATATGGACAGTGTCGGATCGGGAACCGGCAGTTACGTCCGTGTGAATCCCACGTTCGATAAGATCGAACTCGGTCCGGAGAGTGCGGGAGACCAGGTCGGCGTCTGTGCAACCGAAACCGACGTCGAGACGGTGACTGTTACGGACTGTCACGTTGCGCTGGGCTGGATCGATCCGGAAAACTTCCTGGGTGGTGACATGCCCATCGATCGTGACGCTGCCGAAGCGGCGATCGAGGAACAGGTCGCCGACAAGCTGGATATGGGCGTCTACGAGGCTGCCCAGGGTGTCATCGACATCCTCGAAAACAAGCTTCGCAACGACCTCGAGTCCGTCGTGACCGGTGAGGGATACGCACCATCGAATTTCAAGTGTCTCTCCTACGGTGGGGGCGGCCCGGTCCACACCGCTGGATACACCACGGATCTCGGCTTCGACGAAGTTCTCGTTCCGGAGTGGGCGGCCGGCTTCTCCGCGTTCGGCTGTGGTGCAGCCGACTACGAATACCGGTACGACCAGACGACCAGCATCGATATCGACGCCGATCTGTCGATGGAAGATGCGGCCGACACCGCCGGGGCGGAACTGACCGAGGTCTGGAAAGCCCTCGAGCAGAAAGTCGAAGACGAGTTCGCCAAAAGTGACATTGGACTAGACGAAGTCGAGTTCCAGTACCACATCCTCGGCCAGTACCAGGGTCAACTCAACAGTATCGACGTCCGGTCACCAGTGGGCCGAGTCGATACGCCGGAAAAACTCGAGGAGTTAATCGACACGTTCGAAGAAGGGTATCGGCGCCAGTACTCCGAAGAAGCGCGGTCTCCAGAACTCGGGCACACGATCACGCAGGCGTCCGTCCGTGGCGTTCGCGACGTCGTCAAGCCCGAAATTCCAACCGAGGAACTGCAGGGGTCAGATCCACCCGAGGACGCCTACAAAGAGCCCCGCGAGACCTACTGGGACGGAGAGTGGCTGGAGACCGAGATCTACGATCTCCACGCGCTCCAACCCGGGAACGAACTCGGCGGTCCCGCAGTGCTGGAAGGGGAGGCAACGACGTACATCGTTCCGCCGGAGTACGAAACCCGTCTCGACGAGCACCGCGTGCACCACCTCAGGCAGGAGACCTGA